The following proteins are co-located in the Solanum pennellii chromosome 8, SPENNV200 genome:
- the LOC107027506 gene encoding uncharacterized protein LOC107027506, with amino-acid sequence MSVRRGPLCLASERNNNRPLQLEKFHFMVKEGIVFGYRISKKGIEVGPAEAKVIERFHSPISVKGVRCFLGHKAFEEVKEKLVFVPVIISPNWSEPFEVICDSSGISLGVGDSATDNFSLRYLMEKINTKQRLIRWVLLLQKFDFEVKYRKGTENQAVDHLSSVEDEAMPELGEKAELMMHSKMNMYWLLP; translated from the exons ATGTCCGTCAGAAGAGGCCCCTTGTGCCTAGCCTCTGAAAGGAACAACAATCGACCATTACAGTTGGAGAAATTCCACTTTATGGTGAAGGAAGGTATAGTTTTCGGCTATCGCATCTCGaagaaggggatagaggttggTCCAGCTGAAGCAAAAGTGATAGAGAGGTTTCAttcacccatctctgtaaaaggtgtgagatgTTTTCTTGGACAT AAAGCATTTGAAGAGGTGAAGGAGAAGCTGGTGTTCGTGCCCgttattatttcaccaaattggagtgagccatttgaggtgatatGTGATTCTAGTGGGATTTcacttggtgtg GGTGATAGTGCAACAGACAACTTTTCTTTGAGGTACTTGATGGAAAAGATTAATACGAAACAGAGGTTGATCAGATGGGTGTTATTATTGcaaaagtttgattttgaggtaaaaTATAGAAAGGGAACTGAGAATCAAGCTGTAGATCACTTGTCTAGtgtagaggatgaagctatgcctGAATTGGGAGAGAAAGCTGAATTGATGATGCATTCCAagatgaacatgtattggctgcttccCTAG